A window of the Coprobacter fastidiosus genome harbors these coding sequences:
- a CDS encoding lipopolysaccharide biosynthesis protein — MSGMKTLAKDTAIYGLSSILGRFLNWCFVFLYINALKTTAEYGIVTNLYAYMALLLIILTYGLETGFFRFANDKEYKDPLKVYTTGLISLASTSSLFFILVLIFLKPVSAWLGYPAHTDYVWMVALIIAIDAFTALPFAYLRYQKRPIRFAALKLFSIFLNIALNLFFFLLCPWIYKTNPTLISWFFDPDFMVGYILVSNLISSGAVLLMLIPEIFKIRYRFDAVIWKRMLRYSFPLLILGIAGIMNQTFDKMFYPLLAESRPNAMSELGIYGAAYKIAIVMVMFTQAFRFAYEPFIFAKNKESGDENKKSYSDAMKYFVIFGLFIFLGVMFYLDLVRFLMPKEYFTGIEVVPIVMLAELFFGIFFNLSLWYKLTDQTQWGAWFSLFGFVVTAAINIMFVPRFGYMACAWAAFFCYFSMMMASYFIGQKKYPIKYDLPSMGRYAVLTLVLYAVAIWVDIDNLVLKLLFRTALLSVFVVYMVKRDLPIKEIPLINKLIKK, encoded by the coding sequence ATGTCCGGAATGAAAACTCTTGCCAAGGATACTGCGATATACGGATTGAGCAGTATCTTGGGGCGTTTCTTGAATTGGTGCTTTGTTTTTTTGTATATTAACGCACTAAAAACTACCGCAGAGTACGGGATAGTTACAAATTTATATGCCTATATGGCTTTGTTGTTGATTATTCTGACCTATGGACTCGAAACCGGATTTTTTCGTTTTGCCAATGATAAGGAGTATAAAGACCCTCTTAAAGTATATACTACCGGACTGATTTCTTTAGCATCCACATCGTCTTTGTTCTTTATATTGGTGCTTATTTTTTTGAAACCGGTTTCTGCATGGTTGGGGTATCCCGCTCATACCGATTATGTTTGGATGGTGGCATTGATAATCGCAATAGACGCTTTTACCGCTTTGCCGTTTGCTTATTTGCGTTATCAGAAACGTCCGATACGCTTTGCCGCGCTTAAACTTTTTTCTATATTTTTGAATATCGCATTGAATCTGTTTTTTTTCTTATTGTGTCCGTGGATATACAAAACTAATCCCACCCTGATTTCATGGTTTTTTGATCCTGATTTTATGGTAGGCTATATTTTAGTCTCCAATTTGATCAGTTCGGGAGCTGTATTATTGATGTTGATTCCCGAAATATTTAAGATTCGTTATCGTTTTGATGCGGTGATCTGGAAACGTATGCTTCGTTACTCATTCCCGTTGTTGATATTGGGTATTGCCGGAATTATGAATCAGACATTTGATAAAATGTTTTATCCGTTGCTGGCGGAATCCCGGCCTAATGCGATGTCTGAGTTGGGAATATACGGTGCGGCTTATAAGATAGCTATTGTCATGGTTATGTTTACGCAGGCGTTTCGTTTTGCTTATGAACCGTTTATTTTTGCAAAAAACAAAGAATCCGGAGATGAAAATAAAAAATCCTATTCAGATGCGATGAAGTATTTTGTTATTTTCGGACTCTTCATATTCTTGGGGGTGATGTTTTATTTGGATCTGGTACGTTTTCTTATGCCGAAGGAGTATTTTACAGGCATCGAAGTCGTTCCTATCGTTATGTTGGCAGAGTTGTTTTTCGGAATATTTTTTAATCTTTCTCTCTGGTATAAGCTCACGGACCAGACGCAATGGGGGGCTTGGTTTTCTTTATTCGGGTTTGTTGTTACGGCGGCTATAAATATAATGTTCGTCCCTCGTTTCGGGTATATGGCATGTGCATGGGCTGCTTTTTTCTGTTATTTCTCGATGATGATGGCTTCCTATTTTATAGGACAAAAAAAATACCCGATTAAATACGACTTGCCCTCGATGGGACGTTATGCGGTATTGACTCTTGTTTTATATGCTGTTGCGATATGGGTGGATATAGATAATCTGGTTTTAAAATTATTGTTCCGTACAGCACTTTTATCTGTTTTCGTTGTTTATATGGTAAAACGGGATTTGCCGATAAAAGAGATTCCGTTGATAAATAAATTGATAAAAAAGTGA